In Candidatus Epulonipiscium viviparus, one DNA window encodes the following:
- the secD gene encoding protein translocase subunit SecD encodes MKSILKIVGVVFAIIITVYLAYFGLGERNVFSYNHINLGLDLRGGVSIVYEVEGETPQASDMAAAVAMIQVRLDRENYTEAEVAIEGDRRIRVNIPGVEDPQEAINSIGATALLTFEDENGNVVLEGKNIKSAVFQLADMGMGNEAVVAIKLDDIGTEAFKKATEENIGKPIIIKLDGEIISAPTVNEAIRNGESVISGSFTEQSAAQLADRIEAGSLPFALIPVSSSGVGAKLGMDAFNSSLQAAVVGFIIVLIFMACVYRLSGIVADIALTLYVSLVVIILSLIEATLTLPGIAGIILSIGMAVDANVIIFTRIKEEINSGKTVRSAVDSGFNKALSGIVDGNVTTLIAAFVLYMLGSGIIKSFATTLGIGIVLSMFTALVVTRILLRSFVAAGLQNPVLYGGTKR; translated from the coding sequence ATGAAATCTATTTTAAAAATAGTAGGCGTAGTTTTTGCAATTATCATAACTGTCTATCTGGCATATTTTGGATTGGGTGAAAGAAATGTATTTTCTTATAATCACATAAACCTAGGATTAGACTTGCGTGGTGGGGTTAGTATTGTTTATGAAGTAGAAGGAGAAACGCCACAAGCATCAGATATGGCAGCAGCAGTTGCGATGATTCAAGTGCGACTCGATAGAGAAAATTATACTGAAGCAGAAGTTGCAATAGAAGGTGATAGGCGAATTCGTGTTAATATTCCTGGAGTAGAAGATCCGCAAGAAGCAATTAACAGCATCGGAGCAACAGCGTTACTCACATTCGAAGATGAAAATGGCAATGTCGTTTTAGAAGGAAAAAATATCAAGAGTGCGGTATTTCAACTCGCTGATATGGGAATGGGAAATGAAGCCGTTGTTGCAATTAAATTAGATGATATAGGAACAGAAGCGTTTAAAAAAGCTACTGAAGAAAACATCGGAAAGCCTATTATAATTAAATTGGATGGAGAAATTATCAGTGCGCCAACAGTAAACGAAGCTATTAGAAACGGTGAGTCTGTGATTTCGGGGTCATTTACAGAGCAGTCAGCAGCTCAGCTAGCAGATCGTATAGAAGCTGGTTCGTTGCCGTTTGCGTTAATTCCGGTATCATCAAGTGGCGTAGGCGCAAAGCTAGGTATGGACGCATTTAACTCAAGTTTACAAGCTGCGGTAGTGGGATTCATTATAGTACTTATCTTTATGGCTTGTGTATATAGATTGAGTGGCATTGTTGCAGATATCGCTCTTACGCTATATGTGTCTTTGGTTGTTATTATATTAAGTTTGATAGAAGCCACGTTGACATTGCCAGGTATTGCGGGAATTATTTTGTCGATTGGTATGGCAGTGGATGCAAATGTTATCATATTTACAAGAATTAAAGAAGAAATTAATTCTGGAAAAACAGTGCGCTCTGCAGTAGACAGCGGATTTAATAAGGCATTGAGTGGAATTGTTGATGGGAATGTTACGACTTTGATAGCGGCGTTTGTTTTATATATGCTAGGGTCTGGAATTATAAAAAGCTTTGCAACAACGCTAGGTATTGGTATCGTACTTTCTATGTTTACAGCTCTTGTCGTTACAAGAATTTTGCTTAGATCATTTGTTGCAGCAGGATTACAAAATCCAGTGTTATATGGAGGAACAAAGCGATGA
- a CDS encoding RsmE family RNA methyltransferase, translating into MPKYFVDKSNIKDATIVIEDRNFHHIKNVMRAKIGDQLLVGDKENGMYKCFVAEISANFITANIVEVFAADTEPAVDIVLFAPLIKGDKMEWVIQKAVEIGIAKIIPIYTQHCVVKLESEKKIASKVERWNKIAESAAKQSGRGITVAVADPMKFADAMEFADAALDVIAIPYEKEDTQTFKKMLRENQFTSLGIFVGPEGGFAAEEIAIAEKFGAMVVTLGKRILRSETASIVATALAVHETNN; encoded by the coding sequence ATGCCTAAATATTTTGTAGATAAGTCTAATATAAAAGATGCGACGATCGTGATAGAAGATAGAAATTTTCATCATATTAAAAATGTTATGCGAGCCAAGATAGGTGATCAATTGCTTGTGGGTGATAAAGAAAACGGAATGTACAAATGTTTTGTTGCAGAGATTTCGGCAAATTTTATTACTGCAAATATAGTGGAGGTCTTTGCGGCAGATACCGAGCCTGCAGTAGATATAGTATTGTTTGCGCCTCTTATTAAAGGAGACAAGATGGAATGGGTTATTCAAAAAGCAGTGGAAATCGGGATCGCGAAGATTATACCGATATATACGCAACACTGCGTGGTGAAGCTGGAGTCTGAGAAGAAGATTGCCTCGAAAGTTGAAAGGTGGAACAAAATAGCGGAGTCGGCAGCAAAGCAGTCGGGGCGTGGCATAACCGTCGCGGTGGCAGACCCAATGAAATTTGCTGATGCGATGGAGTTTGCTGATGCCGCGCTGGATGTTATTGCAATACCATATGAAAAAGAAGATACGCAAACATTTAAGAAAATGCTAAGAGAAAATCAGTTTACAAGCCTGGGGATTTTTGTTGGGCCAGAGGGAGGGTTTGCAGCAGAAGAGATTGCTATTGCAGAAAAATTCGGAGCAATGGTAGTCACGTTGGGTAAAAGAATTTTGAGAAGTGAGACAGCTAGTATTGTGGCCACCGCGCTAGCTGTCCATGAAACTAATAATTGA
- a CDS encoding glycosyl hydrolase family 18 protein: MFKKILLGAFGAIVIGVGVAGYIRIRPATTKIDPITYFGEFSPEYTNMTFEDARIDLFEPAIIKNGKIFVSSEFANKYVDDTVFYDPREDILTVTTLNDVARYNIDEENEDFLFEQNEICYILDTFLEERFPIDFVLGEDGRVVIAKDLSTEKQLGKITKRTGAAVRTHADKKRFILDEAVYKSEVEIYGELLDYYRVRDENGFIGYVKKRYIELTGVSETKDKKVYEPHKVDLLDEKVRLAWDQMTVLAVNNFDHPRYNNIQDLNVLAPTWFDFKDENGNLNSRASHGYIKAAKAEGIEVWALLSHNFSNPEFTSKILNSTTKRQRVIDQLVEYSLEYNLDGINIDIENVTQSTSEEWVQFMRELYPQLGEIGVCVSVDVYIPSEWSKFYMRDKIAQVVDYFIVMAYDEHWSGSDIAGPVASIDWVEEGLKLNLDEVPNDKLVLGIPFFNRIWAENGDVLETRAISMYEANSRIKNAGAKPTYDDLTKLNYAEFEQDNKLYKIWLEDKDAISKRIDLIEKYDLAGYAAWKLGLETSDVWAELSKMSK, from the coding sequence ATGTTTAAGAAAATTTTATTAGGTGCATTTGGGGCGATTGTTATTGGAGTAGGTGTGGCGGGTTATATACGGATTAGGCCTGCCACCACTAAGATTGACCCCATTACTTATTTTGGTGAATTTTCGCCGGAATATACAAATATGACTTTTGAAGATGCAAGAATAGATTTATTTGAACCTGCAATCATAAAGAATGGCAAGATTTTTGTGTCTAGTGAATTTGCAAATAAATATGTAGATGACACAGTATTTTATGATCCTAGGGAAGATATTTTAACAGTTACAACGTTAAATGATGTGGCGCGTTATAATATAGATGAAGAAAATGAGGATTTCTTGTTTGAGCAAAATGAAATTTGTTATATATTAGATACATTTTTGGAAGAGAGATTTCCGATTGATTTTGTATTAGGCGAAGATGGCAGAGTGGTTATTGCAAAAGATTTATCTACCGAAAAACAATTAGGAAAAATCACAAAGCGTACCGGAGCTGCAGTGAGAACTCATGCAGACAAAAAACGCTTTATTTTGGACGAAGCAGTATATAAAAGTGAAGTAGAAATATATGGGGAGCTTCTTGATTATTATAGAGTTAGAGATGAAAATGGATTTATAGGATACGTAAAAAAAAGATATATAGAACTCACAGGCGTTAGTGAAACTAAAGATAAAAAGGTTTATGAGCCACATAAAGTTGATCTATTGGATGAGAAAGTGAGACTTGCTTGGGATCAAATGACGGTTTTGGCGGTTAATAATTTTGATCATCCTAGATACAATAATATTCAGGATTTGAATGTACTAGCACCGACTTGGTTTGACTTTAAAGATGAAAATGGAAATCTAAATAGCAGAGCATCTCATGGATATATTAAAGCCGCAAAGGCAGAAGGTATAGAAGTGTGGGCATTATTAAGTCACAATTTTTCAAATCCAGAATTTACATCAAAAATATTAAATAGCACAACCAAACGCCAGCGTGTGATTGACCAACTTGTTGAATATTCATTAGAATATAATTTGGATGGCATAAATATAGATATAGAGAACGTTACTCAAAGTACCAGCGAAGAATGGGTTCAATTTATGAGAGAATTATATCCTCAACTGGGAGAAATCGGAGTTTGTGTATCAGTTGATGTATATATTCCGTCAGAATGGTCAAAATTTTATATGAGAGACAAAATTGCACAGGTTGTAGATTACTTTATTGTAATGGCATACGATGAACATTGGTCGGGATCTGATATAGCAGGGCCAGTCGCTTCTATTGACTGGGTCGAAGAAGGATTGAAGCTAAATTTAGACGAAGTACCAAATGATAAATTGGTTTTGGGTATTCCGTTTTTTAATAGAATATGGGCAGAAAATGGGGACGTTCTGGAAACCCGAGCAATTAGCATGTACGAAGCCAATAGCAGAATAAAGAATGCAGGAGCAAAGCCTACTTATGATGATCTGACAAAACTGAATTATGCAGAATTTGAACAAGATAATAAACTGTACAAAATTTGGTTGGAAGACAAAGACGCAATTAGTAAACGTATAGATCTTATAGAAAAATATGACTTAGCAGGCTATGCGGCTTGGAAATTGGGACTGGAAACTAGCGATGTATGGGCAGAATTATCCAAAATGAGCAAGTGA
- a CDS encoding N-acetylmuramoyl-L-alanine amidase, whose product MNFTKTTFVTFCLVFLVAFCGFYKFQLNDDAITQNVPIEETPSTAEKILNTHSVPTMSEIDINLDAPLQAEVPEEPKEVIAIDPGHGGYDPGKVGSCNNYEKDINLKIALKLRDFLEEHKYKIVLTRSEDKDLDSFDDKFHKREDMQARIKTINESGAAIVVSIHQNAFAQEKAKGAQVFYFNDESLGKNLAASVKNSIKEMADPDNIREIKHSEEYYILKKSNVPGIIVECGFLTNPEEEAKLLSNEYQTKMAQAIGTGIINFLESVSAEQATN is encoded by the coding sequence TTGAATTTTACGAAAACAACGTTTGTTACTTTTTGCTTAGTATTTTTAGTGGCATTCTGTGGATTTTATAAATTCCAGTTGAACGATGATGCAATTACGCAAAATGTTCCGATAGAAGAAACACCTAGTACTGCAGAAAAAATTTTGAATACTCATAGCGTTCCAACAATGAGTGAAATAGATATAAATTTGGATGCGCCGCTACAAGCCGAAGTTCCAGAAGAACCAAAAGAAGTTATTGCAATCGACCCAGGGCATGGAGGATATGACCCTGGGAAAGTTGGATCTTGTAATAATTATGAAAAAGATATAAATCTCAAAATTGCTCTAAAGTTGAGAGACTTTTTAGAAGAGCACAAATATAAAATCGTCCTTACTAGAAGCGAGGACAAAGATCTGGATAGTTTTGATGATAAATTTCACAAACGCGAGGATATGCAAGCAAGGATTAAAACTATCAACGAAAGTGGCGCTGCAATAGTTGTGAGCATCCACCAAAATGCTTTTGCGCAAGAGAAAGCGAAAGGTGCACAAGTGTTTTATTTTAACGATGAAAGTCTGGGAAAAAATCTTGCAGCATCTGTAAAAAATAGCATAAAAGAAATGGCAGACCCAGATAATATAAGAGAAATTAAGCATTCCGAAGAATATTATATATTAAAGAAGAGTAATGTGCCGGGAATTATTGTAGAATGTGGATTTCTTACCAACCCTGAAGAAGAAGCGAAGTTGCTAAGTAATGAGTATCAAACTAAAATGGCACAAGCAATTGGAACCGGTATTATTAATTTTCTAGAAAGTGTATCAGCTGAACAAGCAACAAATTAA
- the ispF gene encoding 2-C-methyl-D-erythritol 2,4-cyclodiphosphate synthase, giving the protein MFRIGSGYDVHKLVEGRDLILGGVTIPHQTGLLGHSDADVLVHAIMDALIGAAAMGDIGVHFPDTAEKYKGISSLKLLVKTGDLIEQSGYKISNIDATIIAQKPKMAPYIAEMCKNIAVSLSIKLDQINIKATTEEGLGFTGAEDGISANASALIYREDF; this is encoded by the coding sequence ATGTTTAGAATAGGCTCAGGTTATGATGTTCATAAATTAGTAGAAGGTAGAGACTTGATTTTGGGAGGAGTGACTATCCCGCATCAGACAGGTTTGCTAGGCCATTCTGATGCAGATGTGCTAGTGCATGCGATAATGGATGCGCTGATTGGAGCTGCGGCAATGGGAGATATAGGAGTACATTTTCCTGATACAGCTGAAAAGTATAAGGGAATAAGCAGTCTTAAATTGTTGGTGAAAACGGGTGATTTGATAGAGCAATCTGGATATAAAATCTCGAATATAGACGCAACGATTATTGCGCAAAAGCCCAAAATGGCACCATATATAGCAGAAATGTGCAAGAATATTGCAGTATCGCTGTCGATCAAACTAGATCAAATTAATATTAAGGCAACAACAGAAGAAGGGCTTGGATTTACAGGAGCAGAAGATGGTATTTCTGCCAACGCAAGTGCCCTAATTTATAGAGAGGATTTTTAA
- the radA gene encoding DNA repair protein RadA translates to MAKLKKVHVCQSCGYESAKWMGKCPSCNEWGSLVEENVEEVRKTGGTKNIPMKLAEIKLTTEDRTTTGIAELDRVLGGGIVKGSLVLVGGDPGIGKSTLLLQICQTLGELGNTVLYVSGEESCTQIKLRAERLRVTTSNLSLVSETTIASVREHIQTVKPDLVIIDSIQTMYDEEVGSAPGSVSQVRQVTHALMNIAKGKDITILIVGHVTKEGTLAGPRVLEHMVDTVLYFEGERHAAFRILRAVKNRFGSTNEIGVFEMVDKGLVEVANPSELMLSGRPLDAPGSVVGCSMEGTRPMLVEVQSLASFTTFGMPRRTATGIDYNRVVLLIAVLDKRVGIDMSNYDAYVNLAGGMKINEPSLDLAIVLAIASSFRNKVMDPYTVVFGEVGLSGEIRAVPMPEKRIIEASKLGFRRCIMPAVSKAKLPRIANIEIIGVEKIDDALKYM, encoded by the coding sequence ATGGCAAAGTTAAAGAAAGTGCATGTGTGTCAATCATGCGGATATGAATCTGCAAAGTGGATGGGAAAGTGTCCGAGTTGCAATGAATGGGGTTCTCTAGTAGAAGAGAATGTGGAGGAAGTTAGAAAGACAGGAGGAACAAAAAATATTCCGATGAAGCTTGCAGAGATAAAGCTAACTACGGAAGATAGAACAACTACAGGCATAGCGGAGCTGGATCGAGTTCTAGGAGGAGGCATAGTGAAGGGGTCGTTGGTGCTGGTGGGAGGTGATCCAGGAATTGGAAAATCGACCCTATTGCTACAAATATGCCAAACATTGGGAGAGTTAGGAAATACGGTGTTGTATGTTTCGGGAGAAGAATCGTGTACACAGATAAAATTGCGTGCCGAAAGACTGCGAGTGACGACTAGTAATCTATCGTTGGTGAGCGAAACAACCATTGCGAGTGTTCGTGAGCATATACAAACCGTTAAGCCAGATTTGGTGATTATAGACTCGATCCAAACCATGTATGATGAAGAGGTGGGTTCGGCACCAGGAAGCGTGTCGCAGGTAAGACAGGTAACGCATGCATTGATGAACATTGCAAAGGGAAAGGATATCACAATTTTGATTGTGGGGCATGTAACAAAAGAAGGAACACTTGCAGGGCCCAGAGTGTTAGAACATATGGTAGATACGGTGCTGTATTTTGAAGGAGAGCGACATGCGGCATTTAGAATCTTGAGAGCTGTAAAGAATAGATTTGGATCCACAAATGAAATTGGGGTATTTGAGATGGTTGATAAGGGGCTGGTAGAAGTCGCAAATCCGTCGGAGTTGATGCTTTCGGGGAGGCCGTTGGATGCACCCGGGTCGGTTGTGGGATGCTCAATGGAGGGAACGCGCCCCATGCTGGTGGAGGTGCAGTCGCTGGCAAGTTTTACCACATTTGGAATGCCGCGCAGAACTGCAACAGGAATAGATTATAATAGAGTGGTTTTGTTAATTGCAGTGCTAGATAAGCGAGTTGGAATAGATATGTCTAACTATGATGCCTATGTAAATTTGGCAGGAGGAATGAAAATAAATGAGCCGTCGCTGGATTTGGCAATAGTGTTGGCGATCGCATCGAGCTTTAGAAATAAGGTGATGGACCCATATACTGTTGTGTTTGGAGAAGTGGGGTTATCGGGAGAAATAAGAGCTGTTCCGATGCCAGAAAAACGAATTATAGAAGCGAGCAAGCTTGGGTTTAGGCGATGCATTATGCCGGCGGTTAGTAAGGCAAAGCTTCCTCGAATAGCCAATATAGAAATTATAGGAGTGGAAAAAATTGATGATGCATTGAAGTACATGTGA
- a CDS encoding Mini-ribonuclease 3, producing MFDKLNDINVNPRGYSPLALAYIGDAVYEIVVRDYIIKKANAPVNQLHKATKQYVKASGQAKMYHKIKDILTAEELAVLKRGRNAKSASSPKNGDIREYRLATGVEALVGFLYLNNEIERLANIMEIGIAEIEREI from the coding sequence GTGTTTGATAAATTAAACGACATAAACGTAAATCCTAGAGGGTATTCTCCTTTGGCACTCGCATATATAGGAGATGCAGTATATGAGATTGTTGTACGAGATTATATAATAAAGAAGGCAAATGCTCCGGTAAATCAGCTTCATAAGGCAACGAAGCAATATGTAAAAGCAAGTGGGCAAGCAAAAATGTATCACAAGATTAAGGACATACTCACTGCAGAGGAGTTGGCAGTGCTAAAGCGAGGTCGCAACGCTAAAAGTGCATCTTCGCCCAAAAATGGAGACATCCGAGAATATAGACTTGCAACAGGAGTTGAGGCTTTGGTTGGATTTTTGTATCTAAATAACGAAATAGAACGACTAGCAAATATTATGGAAATTGGTATTGCTGAAATCGAAAGGGAAATTTAA
- a CDS encoding RNA methyltransferase PUA domain-containing protein, whose amino-acid sequence MPKYFVDKSNIKDATIVIEDRNFHHIKNVMRAKIGDQLQHGWEVVEVTEKNEWVALAMRDVNA is encoded by the coding sequence ATGCCTAAATATTTTGTAGATAAGTCTAATATAAAAGATGCGACGATCGTGATAGAAGATAGAAATTTTCATCATATTAAAAATGTTATGCGAGCCAAGATAGGTGATCAATTGCAGCATGGCTGGGAGGTTGTAGAAGTAACAGAAAAAAATGAATGGGTTGCGTTGGCAATGCGTGATGTTAATGCCTAA
- the cysS gene encoding cysteine--tRNA ligase produces the protein MLKVYNTLTKRKEEFVPLSESEVKMYVCGPTVYNLIHIGNARPIIVFDAVRRYLIDRGYSVNFVQNFTDVDDKIIKKANEEGKDTMEIVDFYIEETLKDMHNLNVLPATVNPRVTSEMPQIIAMIETLIEKGFAYEVDGTVFFETESFAEYGKLSKKVLSELEAGARIEVDDIKKNPMDFVLWKPKKEGEPYWESPWGKGRPGWHIECSAMSKKYLGEQIDIHAGGEDLIFPHHENEIAQSEAANGKSFTKYWLHNSFLNIDNKKMSKSLGNFMLLRDVGEAFGYDTVRFFMLAAHYRSPLNFSDTLMESAKASLLRIKNCMEDLNFAITKAEEEPIDEAGNELIAQVDAYKARFYTVMDDDFNTADAISIIFELVKTTNTYIKKGRNKRLLLILKENLDHFIGILGLLYKTDEAKESISDDEVLEWIAKRVQAKKSKDFAKADEIRAFLESNNIQIKDTREGVQFKRV, from the coding sequence ATGCTAAAGGTTTATAATACGCTTACAAAACGCAAAGAGGAGTTTGTACCACTTTCTGAATCAGAGGTCAAGATGTATGTCTGTGGACCCACCGTGTATAATCTAATTCATATAGGTAATGCACGACCTATAATTGTATTCGATGCAGTGAGAAGGTATCTGATAGACAGAGGGTATTCGGTAAACTTTGTTCAAAATTTTACTGATGTGGATGACAAAATCATAAAGAAGGCTAATGAAGAAGGCAAAGATACGATGGAGATTGTGGATTTCTATATAGAAGAAACTCTAAAGGATATGCACAATTTAAATGTTTTGCCAGCAACAGTTAATCCACGTGTTACAAGCGAAATGCCACAAATTATAGCAATGATAGAGACCCTGATCGAGAAAGGCTTCGCTTATGAAGTGGATGGAACAGTGTTCTTTGAAACAGAAAGCTTTGCAGAATATGGCAAGCTGTCAAAAAAAGTGTTGTCAGAGCTTGAAGCAGGTGCTAGAATAGAAGTGGATGATATAAAGAAAAATCCAATGGACTTTGTTTTGTGGAAGCCCAAAAAAGAAGGGGAGCCATATTGGGAAAGTCCTTGGGGAAAAGGTCGCCCGGGGTGGCATATCGAATGTTCTGCAATGAGCAAAAAATATTTGGGAGAGCAAATTGACATTCATGCAGGAGGAGAAGACCTGATATTTCCTCATCATGAAAATGAAATTGCACAAAGTGAAGCCGCGAATGGGAAAAGCTTTACAAAGTATTGGCTTCACAACAGCTTTCTAAATATCGATAACAAAAAGATGTCGAAATCTTTGGGTAACTTTATGTTGTTGCGAGATGTTGGAGAGGCCTTTGGATACGATACGGTGCGATTTTTTATGTTGGCAGCGCACTATAGAAGCCCGCTAAACTTTAGCGATACGCTTATGGAATCGGCAAAGGCAAGTTTGTTGCGTATAAAAAACTGTATGGAGGATCTAAACTTTGCAATTACAAAGGCAGAAGAAGAGCCGATAGATGAAGCGGGCAACGAGCTCATAGCACAAGTGGATGCGTATAAGGCAAGGTTCTATACTGTAATGGATGATGATTTTAATACTGCAGATGCAATAAGCATAATATTTGAATTGGTAAAAACTACCAATACTTATATTAAGAAAGGTAGAAACAAGCGACTATTGCTAATTTTGAAGGAAAATCTGGATCATTTTATTGGTATTTTAGGGCTTTTGTATAAAACAGATGAGGCAAAAGAGTCTATTTCAGATGATGAAGTTTTGGAGTGGATAGCAAAGAGGGTACAAGCAAAGAAATCAAAGGATTTTGCAAAAGCAGATGAAATTCGAGCATTTTTAGAAAGTAATAACATACAAATTAAAGATACAAGAGAAGGTGTTCAGTTTAAACGTGTTTGA
- the scfB gene encoding thioether cross-link-forming SCIFF peptide maturase: protein MIHKFKFDGLNIVMDINSGAIHVVDDIVYDLVLEIPKLTADEITVKYAAIYDEKYIREAIDEINELISEQILYTEDTYENLIPAFLDRKPIVKALCLHVAHDCNLGCKYCFAGEGEYHGPRGLMSVEVGKRAIDFLIESSGVRTNLEVDFFGGEPLMNFKVVRELVDYANSRAEQTNKKFRFTLTTNGVLLNDQIIDFLNEYMDNVVLSLDGRPEINDQMRPTANGKGSYDIILPKFKKLVEKRGGKKYYIRGTFTHKNLDFAKDVLHIAELGFNEVSVEPVVAPRSKDYAIKEDDIALLCQEYEILAKEMLKRYKQDGEVFNFFHFNIDLTGGPCVYKRLSGCGSGTEYLAVTPEGNLYPCHQFVGIDEFAMGNVWDGVTNLDRRSEFGSCNVYQKDECKKCFAKFFCSGGCAANSYNFNGNILGTYEIGCQLQKSRLENAIGLIASKQQ, encoded by the coding sequence ATGATACACAAATTTAAGTTTGATGGGCTTAATATTGTAATGGATATAAATAGTGGCGCAATTCATGTTGTTGATGATATTGTTTATGATCTTGTTTTAGAAATACCAAAATTAACCGCTGATGAAATTACGGTTAAGTATGCAGCGATTTATGACGAAAAATATATAAGAGAGGCGATAGATGAGATCAACGAATTAATATCCGAACAAATTCTTTATACCGAGGATACATACGAAAATTTGATTCCAGCTTTTCTTGATAGAAAGCCAATTGTTAAAGCGCTTTGTCTTCATGTTGCCCATGACTGCAATTTAGGCTGCAAATATTGCTTTGCAGGAGAAGGGGAGTATCATGGTCCCAGAGGGCTAATGAGCGTTGAAGTTGGAAAGCGTGCTATTGACTTTTTGATTGAGAGCTCTGGAGTTCGTACTAATTTGGAGGTAGATTTTTTTGGTGGAGAACCGCTGATGAATTTTAAGGTAGTTCGTGAATTGGTTGACTACGCAAACTCTCGTGCAGAACAAACAAATAAGAAATTTAGATTTACTCTTACTACTAATGGGGTGTTATTAAATGATCAGATAATCGATTTTCTCAATGAATATATGGATAATGTGGTTTTGAGCCTCGATGGAAGGCCAGAAATTAATGATCAGATGCGTCCGACCGCAAATGGCAAGGGCAGCTACGATATTATTTTACCAAAATTTAAAAAGCTTGTAGAAAAAAGAGGTGGCAAAAAATATTATATCCGCGGAACATTTACTCACAAAAACCTAGATTTTGCAAAGGATGTGTTGCATATAGCAGAGTTGGGGTTTAATGAAGTTTCTGTGGAGCCTGTTGTTGCACCTAGAAGTAAAGATTATGCGATCAAAGAAGATGATATTGCGTTATTGTGCCAAGAATATGAAATATTAGCAAAAGAAATGCTGAAAAGATATAAACAAGACGGGGAGGTTTTTAATTTCTTTCATTTTAATATAGATCTTACGGGAGGTCCCTGTGTATATAAACGCTTGTCTGGCTGCGGGTCTGGAACAGAGTATTTGGCTGTGACGCCAGAAGGAAATCTATATCCGTGTCATCAGTTTGTGGGTATAGATGAATTTGCGATGGGCAATGTTTGGGACGGAGTGACTAATCTTGATCGCAGAAGTGAGTTTGGATCTTGTAATGTTTATCAAAAAGATGAATGTAAAAAATGTTTTGCAAAATTTTTCTGTAGTGGAGGGTGCGCGGCAAATTCATACAACTTCAATGGCAATATATTGGGGACATATGAGATTGGCTGCCAACTACAAAAAAGTCGCCTCGAAAATGCAATAGGGTTAATTGCAAGCAAACAACAATAG
- the secF gene encoding protein translocase subunit SecF → MNYIQNRKIFFSISLILIAICFAAMGINYVGGRGLLNYDIEFSGGSILHLDLMTDFNVETEIMPLVIEYLGDDSAVIQLVPDTHQIMITTKTTDATMRTEFVKQVQKELNLTGNIILAEDSVSPTISTELQANAMYAIVLGSILMLIYIWVRFKDFKFGAAAVVALVHDVLIMLFVYAVFRVPINNSFIAAILTIIGYSINDTIIVFDRIRENRRVIGGSDEEVINKSISQTLTRSINTSITTLIMVALLNICGTASVREFAFPLVIGVISGTYSSIFIASPVWFEMRKIAKRMRKKATT, encoded by the coding sequence ATGAACTATATACAAAATCGAAAAATCTTTTTTTCAATTTCCTTGATATTGATCGCGATATGCTTTGCGGCTATGGGTATAAATTATGTTGGTGGTAGAGGTTTGTTAAACTATGATATCGAGTTTAGTGGTGGTTCTATTTTGCATTTAGACCTTATGACAGATTTTAATGTAGAAACAGAAATTATGCCACTGGTGATAGAATATTTGGGAGATGATTCAGCGGTAATTCAGTTGGTTCCAGATACGCATCAAATAATGATTACAACTAAGACTACAGATGCGACAATGAGAACAGAATTTGTAAAACAGGTACAGAAAGAATTAAACCTAACAGGAAATATTATTTTGGCGGAAGATTCTGTATCACCAACAATTAGTACAGAGCTTCAAGCAAATGCCATGTATGCGATTGTGTTGGGATCAATTTTGATGTTAATATATATTTGGGTGCGTTTTAAAGACTTTAAATTTGGAGCTGCAGCAGTTGTGGCGCTAGTCCATGATGTTTTGATTATGTTATTCGTATATGCAGTCTTTAGAGTGCCTATTAATAATTCGTTTATAGCGGCAATTCTTACAATTATAGGGTATTCTATCAACGATACAATAATAGTTTTTGATAGAATAAGAGAAAATAGAAGAGTAATTGGTGGTTCAGACGAAGAGGTTATAAATAAAAGTATCAGCCAAACTTTGACACGTTCGATAAATACTTCGATAACAACATTGATAATGGTGGCATTGTTAAACATTTGCGGTACTGCATCTGTTAGGGAATTTGCATTTCCATTAGTAATAGGTGTTATTTCTGGAACGTATTCTTCTATATTTATAGCAAGCCCGGTTTGGTTTGAAATGAGAAAAATTGCAAAGCGAATGAGAAAAAAAGCAACAACATAA